The following nucleotide sequence is from Paenibacillus andongensis.
TATATCAGGTGCCATAGCGGTAACAGGGCTGCTTTGCTTAGGCGGCATCTATTTGTTTTACACAGGGCTCCGGAGATATGCCTCTGGCAATATGATGGGACTTCGGCGTTAATTGGATTATAAGGGATAAGCTTCATAGAGGTGACGCATGCTATAGGTGGAAACCTCTATATAGATTTAAACAAAGGAGCTGATATCTATGGCGCGACGCCGACGTGGTCAACAACCGATGCAACAACCAATGATGCAGAATCAACCGTATGGGTTGACGAATACACAGTTTGAACCCTCTCAAAATTATAGCAATGCGGTTGAACCTACCCATAATGGGAATTTTGCTTGGAATGGTCAACCGATTCCAACACAGATGTACCAGCAAGCTGGGCAAAGTGGGCAGCAGTCATTTTTTCCCCAAGCTCGTAACAATGGGACTCAGACTTCCCAAGGTGGAATGCCAGTTCCAGGTTCTTCAGGCAACATGAATGCCGAATATGGTCAGCGAAACACAGGAATCAACAATGCGGATGCGAGAAATGTAGGCTTTCAAGGGGGATATACCGGCTATGGTGCGAATGGCCAACCAACCCAATACGGTACTTTTATGCGGGATGGAACACAGTATGGTGCAGGTCCTCATACGATTGACCCCAACAAAGCGATTATTCAATCTGTCCATTATGGAGATGGCGGCATTAGTGCGGTTCAATTCCAAGATGGTAGAATCGTTGATATTGCCAATGCCATTGCTATGACAGAAGCAGGATTGATTGAAGATGTGAACACTGGAAAGAATCGTGAAGGTCAAAAAACGCTCAGATCTTATCCGGATGGCGATCCAAGCAACAATTTATCTAATTTACCTCGATTTTAAAATGCCTATCTGAAGCAGTTTGCCATGTGCAAACTGCTTTTTTATGAATAGGGGTACCCAAATGAAAAAGCCACCGTTATAAGTCGGCAGCCTTTTTGCTCTAGCGTTCTAATGAGCTCATATAATAGCATTCTTTGAATGCGGATACATGTTATTTTTTAAAATTTGCCAAATACTTGAGAACAAGTCCAAGTGCGCCGACGTAATAAGCAATTAATAATACGAAGCCTGTTGGATCAAGGGACATCATGTTGGCAATTAAAAATAAAGGGAAAACATAGAACAGCATATCTTGCAGATAAGTCAGAATCAGAGTGCTGGAGAAGCTGCCAGCTTTGAGTGCATTATATAAGCCTAGTAAAAAGCTAAGCCCCATAAGGCCCAGAACTGCCCACATCGAATAGAGCATCCAACCCGTAAGTGTTAGTGTCATTTAGATTCACCTCCCCGTAGGAAGATTTTCTTTCTACTTTATCATATGCTGCCATATGACAAGTCGTACTAGACGACACACTTATTTTATTTTTAAAATCTAGTTTACATAATTATAATTATGTAAACAAAACTAAACCTGCATATTGTTCCTATAAATAAGGGGCGATACACCGACGTATTTCTTAAATAACCGTGAGAAGTAAAAAACATCTTTATAACCAAGCGAATCTGCAATTTCCTTAACCGTATCGTCCGTATTTAATAGAATATTTTTCGCTGCTGCCATTTTCAATCGGTGAATATAAGCACCTAGCGGGTAACCGGTATATTCGCTCACGATCCTCCGTAGCGTAGAAAGCGAGATATGGTGGCGTTTTGCAATTAGCGTCGCGTCAAAAGGCTCGAATAACGAATTACCTAGGTCGTCCATGAGATCGATCAATTGTTGCGTTTTTGTGGTCTCTGCCGGCACTTGATTCTCAAGAATAAATTCAAAAAGCAAGGATTCAAGCAGCAAGGCAGCACGGTCTATATTATCGGGGATACCACTTTCCATAAGGATAAAAATGCGCTCGATTCGATTGTGCTGCGCGGCATCTTCATGCCCAACCTGTTTCGCCAAATCGACTTGTGTAAGCCAACTGCCCAGCCATTCCGCAATACGGCTTCCCTCGAATGTGAAGTAGTACTCGTCCCAATAACCGTCTGCATCGGGTCCATAATTATAAACAGCTCCAGGTCGTAGGAAGAACAGACTGCCGCTTTCAATGTGTTGAACGCCGCCGTCATCGACTTGATAGGAGCCTTTTCCACCGGCTATATAGACAAACGCCCATTTCTCAAATGAAGCATTAGATCGAAAGGAAATCCGGCCTGGAAGATGCCCAACGGCACGGATAATCAAGGATTGCAGCTTTAATTTACTAGAATCAATTGGTAATGTAATGATCCGAAGCGGATAAGGACTAATCATATAGTCCATGAATCTTGGCATATCGTGTATTCCCTCCGTATAAGCGACATGTTTAGCTGTAAATGAGCGTGTAATAAAATGTGAAACAAAGCCATAAGCAAAGTGGTGTGAACAAAAATGTATCATATCTTGCGAAACGAGTTAGTTTGACCCTCTTAAATAAACCGATATACTTGAAATCCCCAATTGCACGTAGTCCAAATACGAAGACACAAACCCAACAGCCCCATTTTATCCATGGAAATGAAGGGAGGGATGGAAGTAAACGCCCTTGAATAGATAGTAAAAGTGCAGCGATAAACAAGAGAAAGGCTACGATTAAAGTGGCTATTGTGCTTGGTTTGAACGTCAGTTCCCCTGATCCGCTTGCAGCAGGGATAACAACTCTGCTTCCCCATTGACCACCAAATGCCCAGAACACATGTAAGCCTCCGACACAAAACAATAAGAATACAGAAATTCCACTGATTATCATCTTTGAATCACAACCTTTCTGTAACGAATGGCATATCTGTCATAATTTTAACTGAAATAAGTTTTATTCAATAGGAATAAGCACGAAATGTTAGGAAAACCGTTTTGAATTGTGGTTTTTATATGAATTAACTACATTAAATATTAATATCATTAAATATATTCACTCGAACCTTGGAGTAAAAATATCGTGTTTTATGTAAGGTGAAGCGTTTCGAGTGCCCAGATTTTAATTCTTTAATTTATTTATTTTTTAGATTAATCGTATGGATTTAGTAAGCCGTTGTAAAGGGTTTTGCAATTGTAAGCATCATGATGGGGAATGGTGGGAAACTATGTTATAATAAAGCACACAAATGAAAGAAAGCAGGCGACTTACACAGCATGAATGGCCAAAATCGTAAAGATGTGATTCCAGGTATTGAAGTGAATATTGTTTTGAAGCAAGACCAACGCAGCGGGAAATTAACACGTGGAATTGTCAAAGATTTATTAACGAACTCGCCAACCCATCCGCATGGGATTAAAGTAAGACTTGCAGATGGACAGGTTGGACGTGTCAAAGAAATATTATCGCCGACAAGGTGATTTATAATCCAGGGGGAACGTGAGATGGCGAAAGCAAAGGTAGCAAAAAGACCAACGCGGGATGAATTTGTATTAGAAGAGATTGGTAATCAATTGTCCGAAGCGAAGCAGGAGAACTCCGAGATTGTTCTGACGGTTTGGGGGCGTGAAGAACCTGTTCGCGGCCTCATCACGACGATGGATTCTCGGACCGGAAGAGTACATATGGAAACGAATGGTGAAATTGATAAAGTACCGTTCATGGACATAATGAAAGTCGAATACCCTCGGGACTAAGACCGATAAAAACGGTTAATAAGCTTATTCCGTTGTTCGTTACTAAACGGGTTAAGTTTTGACCGTTTTTTTCTGTCAAAAAAATTGCACTAAATCTATATTTAACGCAACTTAGATTGTAACGGACGGAGTGAAGTTGATTGGGGCAAGGATATGAGTATGATGATGAGTATTTGGAACTATTTGACTCATGGATGAAAGATCAGGGCTTTACGAAACGAACACAACAAGCATACTTAGGGGATGTTCGGTTATTCCTTTCCAATATTGAGAAATCTTTACCTACGATTGAGGCAATTGATATCATGCGCTTTTTGACGAAAATGCGACAGGGCGGGGCAGGGGATGCCGCGCGTAATCGCTATTTATCTTCGATTCGAACATTTTTCGCGGCGTTGATCGAACTCCAAATTGTGCAACTCAACCCTTCGCTTAACGTGAAGAAATCGAAGGTAGAGAAAAATCAAATCCCTACCTTTCTCAGCGAGCAGCTGCTTGCTGTGTTTTTGCAATCTATTGAGGGGAAGTATCAGATCCGGAATGTGGCCATGTTTCTATTGATGAGTTATGCAGGTTTGCGTGTCAGTGAACTGCATCGACTCAACATCGCTGATTTCAATCGTTCAACGAATACGCTGCAGGTGTTTGGCAAAGGGCGGAAATGGCGTGTCATCCCTCTTCCTGCCGAACTGGTTAAAGTCCTGAATAAAGCATTAACGGAACGAATGGATACAAAGAGCTCAGCGGAGCAGCCTTTTTTTGTTTCTCAATTTGGTCGGCGAATAAGTGTTCGTATGATTCAAACGATTGCGGAGAAGCATTTCGAGGTGCTGAAGATGCAGTATGCTGAACTACAAGGGAAATCAATCTCAAGTCATAAGCTGCGGCATACGTTCGCCACGATGCAGGTTCTGGCAGGAACGGATATCCGAACATTACAGGAATTACTTGGCCATGCGAGCATACAAACTACACAGATTTACACCCATGTCGGAGATAAACAAAAGCAGGATGCCATGAACCGGGTTTCGGCGTTTATTCCAGTAGGGATGGGGATATAGAACAGATCATGTAATAATTAGTTCGGGTGTTGCATATAAGGCAACAAAGAGATTACAAAGTTGGATCCAATTTTTGAATATGTTCTCTTTGGTAGGAGGCATTGTTATGGCTATAAAGCCCCCCATTTTACAAAGGGGTGATACCATCGGAATTGTAACTTTAGGAAGTCCGCTTGATGCAGCTATCATTGATGAAAGAATTCGAACCATTGAAAATATGGGATTCAAAGTAGTTGTAGGGAAATATGCGTATGCTTATGGTGGCATTGTTGCCTCAACAGCGCAGCAGCGTGCTGAAGACCTTATGAGTATGTTTGAAAATCGCAGTGTGAAGATGATATTACCTACAAGAGGAGGGACAGGGGTCAAAGATATTTTGCCGTACCTTAATTACACGATTATAAAAAACAATCCTAAAATCGTAACCGGATACAGTGATATCACGATTTTATTAAATATCCTATACCAATTTTCTAATTTAATTACTTTTCAAAGTCTATTGCTAATCGATTTTAGCACAAGCACACCAACGTATAACTTCAACCAATTTTATTCGGCTACATCAACCCTCAGTAGTCCAAGAGTGATTCAG
It contains:
- a CDS encoding S66 peptidase family protein, coding for MAIKPPILQRGDTIGIVTLGSPLDAAIIDERIRTIENMGFKVVVGKYAYAYGGIVASTAQQRAEDLMSMFENRSVKMILPTRGGTGVKDILPYLNYTIIKNNPKIVTGYSDITILLNILYQFSNLITFQSLLLIDFSTSTPTYNFNQFYSATSTLSSPRVIQNPPGMQQISLIEGNVRGPVVGGNLTSFVDTLGTPYEIDTTGKILVIEETHEATNVIYRHLTHLIMARKFQDCIGVVMGQCTNCTISYSTTYNDLITGLIVPLGKPLMTNVSTAHSYYKAAIPIGANVNLDTYNNRLTVLEPTVMA
- a CDS encoding YolD-like family protein, coding for MAKAKVAKRPTRDEFVLEEIGNQLSEAKQENSEIVLTVWGREEPVRGLITTMDSRTGRVHMETNGEIDKVPFMDIMKVEYPRD
- a CDS encoding DUF3995 domain-containing protein codes for the protein MIISGISVFLLFCVGGLHVFWAFGGQWGSRVVIPAASGSGELTFKPSTIATLIVAFLLFIAALLLSIQGRLLPSLPSFPWIKWGCWVCVFVFGLRAIGDFKYIGLFKRVKLTRFARYDTFLFTPLCLWLCFTFYYTLIYS
- a CDS encoding helix-turn-helix domain-containing protein, with translation MPRFMDYMISPYPLRIITLPIDSSKLKLQSLIIRAVGHLPGRISFRSNASFEKWAFVYIAGGKGSYQVDDGGVQHIESGSLFFLRPGAVYNYGPDADGYWDEYYFTFEGSRIAEWLGSWLTQVDLAKQVGHEDAAQHNRIERIFILMESGIPDNIDRAALLLESLLFEFILENQVPAETTKTQQLIDLMDDLGNSLFEPFDATLIAKRHHISLSTLRRIVSEYTGYPLGAYIHRLKMAAAKNILLNTDDTVKEIADSLGYKDVFYFSRLFKKYVGVSPLIYRNNMQV
- a CDS encoding YwbE family protein, encoding MNGQNRKDVIPGIEVNIVLKQDQRSGKLTRGIVKDLLTNSPTHPHGIKVRLADGQVGRVKEILSPTR
- a CDS encoding DUF3892 domain-containing protein, coding for MARRRRGQQPMQQPMMQNQPYGLTNTQFEPSQNYSNAVEPTHNGNFAWNGQPIPTQMYQQAGQSGQQSFFPQARNNGTQTSQGGMPVPGSSGNMNAEYGQRNTGINNADARNVGFQGGYTGYGANGQPTQYGTFMRDGTQYGAGPHTIDPNKAIIQSVHYGDGGISAVQFQDGRIVDIANAIAMTEAGLIEDVNTGKNREGQKTLRSYPDGDPSNNLSNLPRF
- a CDS encoding tyrosine-type recombinase/integrase, coding for MGQGYEYDDEYLELFDSWMKDQGFTKRTQQAYLGDVRLFLSNIEKSLPTIEAIDIMRFLTKMRQGGAGDAARNRYLSSIRTFFAALIELQIVQLNPSLNVKKSKVEKNQIPTFLSEQLLAVFLQSIEGKYQIRNVAMFLLMSYAGLRVSELHRLNIADFNRSTNTLQVFGKGRKWRVIPLPAELVKVLNKALTERMDTKSSAEQPFFVSQFGRRISVRMIQTIAEKHFEVLKMQYAELQGKSISSHKLRHTFATMQVLAGTDIRTLQELLGHASIQTTQIYTHVGDKQKQDAMNRVSAFIPVGMGI